The DNA region TCCTGAGTCCCGCCGCCCCGTCGCGCGCCAGCGCCACGGCGTAGCCTTCGTACTGGAAGCCGTCCCGCAGCGCCGTCGCCATCGAATCGTCGTCTTCGACGATCAGGACCTTCGGCATCGTCTCGATCCCTTCCTCCCTTTCAAGCGACCGGCCTGACCGGCAGGCCGGTTTCCTCCGCGGCCCCCGGGGAAGCGCCAGGAGACGGCGAAGCGCCCGGTGCGGCAGTCTCCGGACGCCCGGCGATCGGTTGCTTCAGGGGAAGGTGGATGGAGAAGGTGCTTCCCCTTCCCGGCTCGCTCTCGACGGTGACCCGGCCCTGATGGGCCTCGACGATGTGACGCACGATCGAAAGCCCCAGGCCGCTTCCCTTCACGTCGTGGACGAGCCCGGCGCTCACCCGGTGGAACCTCTCGAAGATTTTCGCCTGCTCGGCCGGGGCGATGCCGATGCCGCGATCGGTCACCGAGATCACCAGCATGTCGCCGCGGCGCGCCAAGGCGACGGCTATCTCCCGGGAGCTCCCCGAGTACTTCACGGCGTTGTCCAGGAGGTTGTGCAGCGCCTGGGCGACCGCGTCGGCGTCCATGGCCGCGGGCGGGAGCGGCTCCACCGGCTTCTGGAACGAAAGGCGGAAGCCGGCCGAGGCGAGCCGGATCTCGAAGCTCTTGAGGACGGCGGCGAGGACCTCCCCGGGATCGGCGGGCGCGAACCGGTAGCTCTTGCGGCCCGACTCGATCCGGGCGAAGTCGAGGATGTTGTTGATCAGTCCGGTGAGCCGCCGGCTCTCCACCTCGATGTACTCCCCATATTCCCGCACTTTGTCGGGCGACTGGACCCGGCCCAGGCGAAGGAGCTCCGCGAACACCCGGATGGAGGCGAGCGGGGTCCTGAGCTCGTGCGACACATTGGAGACGAAATCGGATTTCATCTCGGAGAGCGTGATGGCCCGGCTCGCCGCGCGAAGCGAGAAGAGCACTCCTCCGAGGAGCGCGACGGCCAGCAGCGCGGCGAGCGTGAGATTGAAGGCGAAGCTGCGCCGGGCCAGCTTCTCCGGCGTGTTGCCCGCGCTGCTCAGGACCATCGTCCAGTCGGTGAACACGAACGGAATTCGGACGCTGACCGCCACGTCCTTCGCCTCCTGGCCGCCCGCCTTGAAGACGGGCGCTCCGCGGAGGTTCTTCACCGTGACGGTCACGTACTCTGGGGAGGCCTGCGGGAAGAACGCCGGGAGGGCCTTGTGGACGAGCGACGGCAGCAGCTTCTTCCGGAAGAACTCCTCATCGAGGATCATCCCGGCCACTCCGACCACGTCGGAAGCCTCGTTTAGGATCGGATTGACGATGATCCGGTAGTTCGGGTCGCGCTCGTCCACCATCAGCGACGACGGCTGCGAGCCGGCCCACTTGAACCGCAACACCTGCCACGGGGTCGCCGCCAGGATGATCGCCATCGATTCATCGGACGCCGGAGGAGTCTTCAGCGACTGGGTCGCGGGATCGAACACGAGGAAGTTCCCGAAGCGCTCCCGGGTGAAATCGACGAGGAAGAGGCGCTTGGCGCATTCGGGAGGCTTCATCTTCCACTGATGGGCGATCCGGTCGAGGCGCCCCTGCGTGAGGAGCGCGGCGGGTACGTCGAGGGCGCGCTCGGCGGCCGAGCGGTAGTAGTACTGGATGTCGGTGGCGATCGATTCGACGAAGGTGTGAAGGGCCGCCTGATGGGCGAGCGCGGTGGTCCGGCGCAGATGGCCGAGCCAGACGAGCTGCAGACCGAGAAGGACCAGCAGCGGCAGGAGGACTGCCAGAAAACCCAGGACGAGGGTGTGCTTTCTGGCCAGGTCCCTGAGCATGCGGCGCTCGTCTCCAGGATGGAATTCACGAAAAGTATACTGTGGAAAGAGGCGCCGCCCGCGGGCCGCGGCTCCTTTTTACAGGTTTTTGACAACTCCGACATCTTTTTACCCGGGCGCGTGGGACATTTACAGCCCTTCCCCGTACACTCCCGCAGAGTCGATCAACAACCGGTGCGCGCCTCGCGGCAGGATGCCCGGGGCGTCCCCCCTCTGGAAGGAGATCCCCCATGCGGCGTCAAACGTGGCTGGCGATGCTCGCGCTGCTCGTCGTCGCGGCCTTGCCCGCTCTGGCGGGCCATGAAGGCCACCAGAAATGCACCCACACCACCCAGGAATGCCTGGATGCGATGGCGTCGAAGATGAAGAACAGCGGCTGGGTGGGCGTCGAGCTGGAGATCAACGAGGAGAATTACCTGATGACGGTGAAGAAGGTCGTGCCCAACAGCCCGGCCGAGGCCGCCGGCATCGAGGTCGGGGACGTCCTCTTCGCGCTTAACGGCGTGAAGTTCGCGAAGGAGAACGAGGAAGCGATCAAGCAGGTGAAGAAGGACTGGCAGCCCGGCCAGACGGTGACCTACACCCTGAAGCGCAACGGCCTGGACAAGCAGGTGGACGTGACGCTCGCTCCGATGCCGGCCGACGTTCTGGCGGCCTGGATCGGGAACCACATGATGGAGCACGTCTCGACGGACATCGCCGAGAAGGGCGACAAGACCGATCTCAAAGCGGCCGAGAAGGCCGATCTCAAGGACAAGGCCGCGCTGGGCAAGAAGACGAAGTAACGAGAAGCCGTACCGACCCGGCGGGCGCCCCCCGACCTCACCCACTCACCCCCCCAGGCCCACCCGGGGGAAGGCGCCCGCCGGTTTTTCTTGTCGAGCGCCTCCCGGCGCCGAAAGTTACGATCCGCCCGAGAGCCTGCCTCGACCCAGACCGTCACGCAGCCCGCGACTCGAGGATCTCAGGAGCCCCCCCTCTGGCCCCTTCACTATTGCCTCGACATGACCCAGTTCGCCCGGATCACCGGCCTGGGATCGCCGTAGGGTTGGATTGACTCACGCGGCGGAATGCCGATAATGACGCCAGGCCGGCTCGGCGGGCCGGTCGTCACCTTCCGGCACCAAGCGCGCGCCGCCCGTTCCCAAGGAGCAGGCTTTCATGGCTACCCGGCTCGTCGTCAAGCCCAAAGGCTCGCGGGAGGCCTCGAACTCGGTTCATTACCGTTTCACCTCCGAGTCGGTCACGGAGGGGCATCCCGACAAGGTCTGCGACTACGTGGCCGATTCGATCCTGGACGCGTGTCTCGCCCAGGACCGGCTCAGCCGCGTCGCCTGCGAGGTCCTCTGCAAGGAAGGGAACGTCGTGCTCGCCGGAGAGATCACCACGCGGGCGCGGGTCGATTACGAGGCGGCGGCCCGTCAGGCGATCCGGGAGATCGGCTACACGGATCCGGCGGAGCCCTTTCACGCCGACGGGGTCCGGATCACCCGCTTCCTCACCGAGCAGTCCCCGGAGATCTCCCAGGGAGTCCTGGGGACCGATCCGAAGGTCGATCAGGGAGCGGGCGACCAGGGAATCATGTTCGGCTACGCGACGGACGAGACTCCGGAGCTGATGCCGCTTCCCATCTTCCTCGCCCACCGGCTGTCGCTCACGCTGTCCCGCGATCGCCACGAGGGCCGCCAGCCGTGGCTCCGCCCCGACGGAAAGACGCAAGTCTCGGTGATCTACGAGGGCGGGTCGCCGCGGGAGGTGTGCGACGTCCTCGTCTCCACGCAGCACGCGGCTTCCGCCGTCCGGGACGAGATCCGGGCCTACGTGGCGGGCGATCTCGCGTCGCGCGCCCTGGGCTCCTGGCACCACGCGGGGATCCGGTTCGAGGCGAACCCGACCGGCAGCTTCGTCCATGGCGGGCCGTCCGCCGACTGCGGGGTGACGGGAAGGAAGATCATCGTCGACTCCTACGGCGGCGCGGCGCGTCACGGCGGCGGCGCGTTCAGTGGAAAGGATCCCTCCAAGGTCGACCGCAGCGGAGCCTACTTCGCCCGCTTCGTGGCGCGGCAGGTGGTGCAGGAAGGGCTCGCGCGGGCGGCCGAGGTGCAGGTCGCCTACGCGATCGGAGTGGCGAAGCCGATGGCGGTGAAAGTGGAGACGTTCGGCACGGGCGATCCGCGGGCGGCGGCGCGCTTCGTCGAGAATTTCGATTTCCGCCCCGCCGCGATCATCGAGCGGCTGGATCTCCTCCGCCCGATCTACCGCCAGACCACGAACTACGGCCATTTCGGCCGGCCGGGCCTTCCCTGGGAGATCTGACCGGCGCTGGTGGTGTGGTGTCTAGCGGCTTCGCTGGCTCCGGGAATGCCGCGTGGCGCCCCAGGATCGCCGCGCCGAGGGCCCGGCGGGACGCCCGGGCGAGCGGACCGATTGCCGGCCTCGCTGGGCGCGCATCGCCGCCAGGCGATCGCGCAGAGGAATCTCCAGCTGCTCCGCGGCCTTCCGGGAATAATCGAAGCCGGGAAGCGTGACCCGGGGGAGCTGCTTGCCGACGGCCCGCTCGATGGCCCGCAGCTCGGGCTCCTCTTCCTGCGAGACAAAGGTGTAGGCTTCGCCCACCGCCTCGGCCCGCGCCGTGCGCCCGACGCGGTGAATGTAATCCTCCGGCTGGCCAGGCACGTCGAAATTCACCACGTGACTGAGAGCCTCGACGTCGATCCCCCGCGCCGCGATGTCGGTCGCGACCAGCAGCCGGTACTTCCCGTCCTTGAATCCGGCCAGCGCTTCCCGGCGTTGCGACTGGGAGCGGTTGCCGTGGATTCTCGCCGCCGAGACCCCCTGCCGGACGAGAAAGTCGGCCAGGCGGTTCGCCCGGTGCTTGGTGCGGGTGAAGGCGATCACGCTGCGGATCTCGCCGCGCTTGAGAAGCTCCAGCAGCAACGAGGACTTGAGATGCTGCGGCACGGGATAGACGGCGTGGGTGATCCCCACCGCGGGCGCCGACTTGCGTTCCAGGTTGATCATGACCGGGTTCTTGAGCATCTCCCGCGACAGCCCCACGATCGGAGCCGGAAGCGTCGCCGAGAAGAACAGCGTCTGACTCCTCGGTGGAAGGTGGCGCAGGACGCGCCGGATGTCCGGCAGAAAACCCATGTCGAGCATCCGATCGGCTTCGTCCAGAACCAGGACCTCGAGGCCCGCCAGCTTCGCGTAGGGAAACCGGAAGTGATCGAGCAGCCGGCCCGGGGTCGCGACAATCACGTCGACGCCGCTGCGAAACGCGTGCTCCTGGGGCCCCATGCCCACTCCCCCGTACACCGCCGCGCCGGTGAGCGGCGTGTGCACCGCCAGCTCGTCGAGGTGCTCCCCGATCTGCGCCGCCAGCTCGCGCGTCGGCGTGAGGATCAGGGCGCGGGTGGTCCGGCGCGGCTTCGCCATGAGACGGTTGAGGATCGGGAGCAGAAACGCCGCGGTCTTGCCGCTTCCCGTCATGGCGCACGCCAGGACGTCGCGCCCCTCCATGGCCGGAGGGATCGCGTCTTTCTGAATGGGGGTGGGGCGGGTGAAGCCGAGCTCCTTGATTCCCCGCTGGAGATCGTGGTGCAGACCGAATTCTGTGAAGGGCATCTTTCCTTTCGTGAAGCGGCGCTCACGCTCGAACGCGATCGAACCGCTCTTCAATCCGACGTTTTGATTTAGGGAACGGAGGAGTCGCCGGAGGTGCCGCCGTTCAGGCTCGTTGAGCCGTCGTATCAGTTCCGCGCAGCGTGGAAATCAACCTTGGAGGAGAGGCTTTCCTTGATGCGAGGCGGATAGCATGGCAGATCTCGCCTCATTTTGCAAGCCTTCTTGCGCCGGCGGCGCGGCGCCGGTCCTCCGGGGGGCGTTTCGGCGGGAGGGCGCCGCCCCCGCGATCCGCTGGAAAAAGGGCGGTCCGCGGGGTCGGGAAGGCTAGGCTCCCCGCAGCTTCTCCTTGAGCAGCTTCTGGACGACCACGGGGTTCCCCTTGCCCTGGGTCGCCTTCATCACCTGCCCCATGAAGAAGCCGAACGTGGCCTCCTTGCCGGAGCGGTATTGGGCGAGAGGACCGGGATGGGCGGCGATCACTTTCTCGATGATCGCGAGCAGTTCCGGCTCGTCGCTCACCTGCGTCAGGCCCCTTGCCCGGACGATTTCCTCCGGCGATCGCCGGCTGCGCCACATCTCCTCGAACACCTCCTTGGCGAGCGTCCCGCTGAGCGTGCCGGCGCTCACCAGGCCGATCAGCGCCGCCAGGCGCTCGGCGGGAACGGGGCAGTCTGCGATCTCCGCCTTCTCCTCCTTCAGCCTCCGCAGGACCTCACCCATCACCCAGTTGCTCGCTCCCTTCGGGTTTCCGGAGGCCCGCGCGGCCGTCTCGAAATAGTCGCAGAGGCCCGAGCTGGAAGTGAGCACGTCGGCGTCGTAGGCGGGAAGGCCGTATTCCCGCACCAGGCGGTCCTTCCGGGCCAAAGGCAATTCAGGCAGAGCGCGGCGGATCTCCTCGATCCAGGGGTCGGAGACGATCAGGGGAAGCAGATCGGGCTCCGGAAAGTAGCGGTAGTCGTGCGCCTCCTCCTTGCTGCGCATCGAGGAGGTGACGCCGGTGTCGGGGCTGTAGAGGCGGCTCTCCTGGGTCAGTTTCCCGCCCGTCCGCAGGATTTCGCCCTGCCGCTCGATCTCGTACTGCAGGGCCCGCTGGATGAACTTGAACGAGTTGAGGTTCTTCAGCTCGATCTTGGTGCCCAGCTCCTTGCGGCCGGCCGGCCGTACCGAGACGTTGGCGTCGCAACGCAGCGAGCCTTCCTCCATATTGCCGTCGCAGACGCCGAGGTAGAGCAGGAGGGTCCGCAGCGCCGAGAGGTAGGCGTGCGCCTCCTCGGGCGAGGCGATGTCGGGCTCGCTGACGATCTCGATGAGAGGCACCCCGGCCCGGTTCAAGTCGACGTAGGTCCGATCGTCGGCGTGGTGGATCGACTTCCCGGCGTCCTCCTCGAGATGGATCCGGGTCAGGCCGATGCGCTTGCGGGCGCCGGACGTCTCGATGGTGATCGCGCCTCCCGTGCACAGCGGCCGGTCGTACATCGAGATCTGGTATCCCTTGGGAAGGTCGGGATAGAAATAGTTCTTCCGGGCGAAAAGGCTGCGCGGCTGAATCTCGCAGCCCACGGCGAGGCCGACCTTCACGGCGTACTCGACCGCCTTCTTGTTCAGGACCGGCAGGACCCCGGGCATTCCCAGGCAGACCGGGCAGGTATTGTGGTTCGGAGGGTTTCCGAATTGGGTCGTGCACCCGCAGAAGATCTTGCTCTGGGTCAGGAGCTGGGCGTGCACTTCGAGCCCGATGACCGGCTCAAATTCCATCGTCGCTCCGGGGGTGGCGCGCGCTCGCAGGCGGCGGAAACCGCGGCATTATAGCACCCGCCCGCGCGCTTCCGGGGCGGACGGAGCCGGCGCGCCTCCTTGCGAGCCCACGGAATTCGGCCGCCGGCGCGGCGGTGGGTGAGCTCGAGGCGCCGGCCTCGGGGAGCTTGGCGCGGCGCGGCACACCCGCGAGGCGTTGCGGGGCGGCCGCTCCAGGAGTACGATCCGGCGGTCGCCCCATCCCGGGAGAACTCATGCGAAGGCTCGCTTTCGTCCCCATCGTCCTGTCTCTCTCGCTCCCCGCCGCCGGCACGGCGGCCCTCGCCGGCTTCGACGATCTCGAGAAATCGTTCGACGCCTATTACCGGACCGGCCTCGACACGGCGAACGTCGTCGCCGTGGAGAACCTGACTCTCCAGAAGGACGCCATGACCCTGCTGCTCAAGAAAGGGGTCCTGGTGCCGATGCTGCCGATCGAAGGCGAGGTGACAGGGGCGATCTTCGTGGGCGAAGGAACCGCCTCGCTGACGCCGCCGACGCCGATGGACGCCTGGTTCCTCAAGAAGAACTACGGCGCGCCGCAATTCTCGGAGAAGTTCACCGCTCTTTTCATGCGCTTCTCGGACGGGACCGAGAAGAGCTTTCCCAAAGCTGCCCCGGGCACCGACACCACCACCGTTACGACCGGTCTGGACGCCATCGTGAAGGCTTTCAAGGAGCGCCAGGGGGTCGCCGACGGATGGCTCGGGACGTTCGACATGGACATGCACTATCTCGACAACCGCATCGGCGGAATCAAGGGCCAGGAGTTCTTCTACGCGCAGCTCCAGACGCAGAAATGGGGCTGGGTCACGTTCTCCTTCGATCTCGGCAAGGTCCTTGAGGTCAATCTGGGCCACGACCGGACCGTCGGAGCGTATCGGGACTACCTGGCTTGGGCGGAGTTCCACCGCAAGGAGGACTATCAGCAGGGCCGCTACGTGATGATGCCGGCGGCGGACAGCAAGGACCTCATCGATGTCCTGCAGACCGACATGGCGGTGTCGATCCCTACCACCAAGACCGTTGAGATCGACGCGAAGATCAGATTCAAGGCTCTGGCGCAGCCTGTCTCAGCCGTTCGGTTCGATCTCGTGAACCAGTACGGCAATGTCTCCTGGAGGGACGCGTCCCGTCCCGTGAAAGTCGAGTCGGTCGAGGACGCGCAGGGCAACGTCCTTCCCCATCTGCACAAGCGCGACGAGCTTCTGATTCGTCTGAGCAAGCCGATCCAGGCCGGCGAGGAGTTCGTCGTCAGGGTTCGGGCGAAAGAGGACACCATCATCCAGGCGACCGCCGAATCCTACCTCCTTTACAACATCTACCCGTGGTACCCGCAATATCATTTCCCGTACGGAAGGACCTCCTTCGACTTCAACATCGAGATTCAAAAACCGCTGATCGCCGCCGGCTCGGGTCACGTGGTCCGGAGGTGGGAAAACAAGGAAACGAAGATGGATGGAGTGGAATTGAGGATGGACGAGCAGGTCGCCTCGCCCAGCATCCTCTTCGGACGTTTTCAAAACGAGACTGGGGTTCTCAACAGCGAGGTGTCCGGGCAACCCGTGAACGTCGGCGTTTACGCATTCCCCGTGCAGACCTACACCATCACGGATCCACAGGAACTCGAGGACATGGGACTCAAGACGCCCGTCAGCGGCACGATCACCATTCCTCAAGGAAAGATGAAGGGGATTCTCGAAGAAACCCAGAACGTCATCAAGCTGTACGAGAAGCTCTATGGCCCCTTCCCCTATCACGACCTCCAGGTTGCCCAGGCCTATCCAGGCTTCGGATATGGCCAGGGCCCTCCAGGCCTGGTCCAGCTGGACGGCTTCGCGTTCCAATCCCAAGCCGAGCTGGAAACGGATTTCCTTCACGAGTTCCTTTCTCACGAGGTGGGCCATCAATACTGGGGGAATTGCCTGGGAGAGGCCAACGATCGGGAGACGTGGCTTTCGGAAAGCTTTGCAGAGTACTCCGCCGGGCTGTACGTCCAGGCGCTCCTGGGTAACAGGCGATTCCAACAGAAAATGAATGATTGGAAGAAAAACGCCCGGCAGGCCGATCCGGTGGCCCCGATTGCGCTGGCGACCGCGGTGAGCGGGGACAACGCGGGAAAATACTACACGCAGCTGGTCTACGACAAAGGCCCGCTGGTGGTCCACATGATCCGGATGCAGATGGGGAACGACAATTACGTCAAGGCGATGACCGGGCTCATGACGAAATACAGGCATCAGAACATCACGACCGAGATCCTCTCGAAGGAGCTGGGCCTCGTGACCAGGTACAACTGGGACTATTTCTTCGACCAGTGGTTCCGGGGGGTGGGGATTCCCGAGATTCACTGCAAATGGAAGGCGACGCCCAAGGACGGGAAATACCTGTTCGAGATGACCTTGAGCCAGAAGGACTCCGAGAATTTCAAGAAGATCCTGGCGCTGCCGGTCGTGTGGCACGGCGCGTCCAAGGAGCAGGTGGCCCAGAAGGACCTGCCGTTCGCCAAGCAGGGGCAGGTCGTGCAGGTGATGCTCCCGTTCGAGCCGAAGGGCGTGGAAGTGGATCCCAACCACAACCTCCTGGCCGACATCGTCATGGACAAATGAGTTTAGCCTGGCAAGGCCGCCCGCTGGCTCGCCAGCAGGTAGGCGCCGTTGACTCCCAGCAGCAGCAACGCCATAAGCAAAAGAGCGATCTCCGCGACCCGCACCGACCACCCTGACTGATTCGCTTTTCCCAGCAGGCCGGCGCCCACCAGGAGCCACAGGGCCATGATACTGGGCGGCGCAAAGAGGATGCAGCCCCGCCAGGCATAGAAAGTGACCATCGTCTGCCGGATCACGAGGATGGAGCCGAGCGTCGCCACCCGGAACAGGGTTTCGAAATCTCCGTCCTTCAGCCTCTGAATCAGGCCCCGACCCGAAACCACCAGAAGAACCAGCAGAAGACACTCATAGGCGAGGTTCGCAGGAGCCAAGGGCCGGAGGTTCTTCAGATCCCACATGTAGGCGGTGACCGGTCTCCAGGGCTGGGCGAGGATCGACATGACGAAGAACCGGTAGATCCCCGCCAGGTACGCGCGCGGGTCGAGCAGGCGGCTGAAATCGGAGTGGAAGACGAGGAAGTGATCCATGTGCGTCGCGAGGTTTGCCGAGGCGCTCGGGAAGAGCTTGTCCTCCCAGGTGGGATAAAACGCCGGCCCCATGGACCCGCGCGCCGTGATCACCAGCAGGCAGAAGCCGACCAGAAGAGTCGCCGCGTAGACCGCGGCCTCCCGGAGGATCCCCGTGCCGCCTCGGCGGGTCGCTCGCAGGACGGCCGTCACTACGAACACCGGCGCGAGGTAGACGTTCTCGAGGCTCATGGATAGAGCGAGCAGGGTGAGCAACGCCAGGATCGCGCCTTCGAAGACTCCGCCCGTCCGCGCATAGCGTCCGGCGCTTTCCAGGAAGAGCAGCAGGAACATCAGCGAGGCGAGGAAAGTCTCGAACAGGCTGGAGAAGGCCAGAATCGCCAGGGAAAAGGCGAAGACGCAGGTAAGCAGGAAAGCGATCCTCCGCAATCCCGCCGCGGCGACGGCGCCGAGCGCCCGGTGGAAAAGGACCACGGCAATCCAACCAATCAGGGCGGATTGCAGATAGAGGTATTCATGACCGAGGCGAGGCACGCCGAGCGCTTCCCCGAGGCGCTCCAGGTCCTTGAACGGAAAGGTGAGAATCGATACTCCGATGTGCCGCGGGCCCGTAGTGAAGCTCAGAGCGTCCTTCAGGTACCGGGCCATGTCGGAGCCGAAGAGATAGTCCATCCTCTCGGTCGTTTCCCGGTGAAAAAAGGAGAGCAAGTAGAAGAGGGGAAGGAAGAAGAGAAAAGGCGGAAATCCGCGCCCGAACGTCCCGCGACGCCTGAGGAAGGCCAGGAAAAAGGCCCAGAAGCAGAGATTGCACCCCAGCGAGGCGCCCTGGACTCTCGGCCCCAGCGCCAGGCTTCCGAGGATCGCGAGGAGCATCCCCGCCGGCAGAATCATTTCGAGAAGCTCGGGGCGGCGCGATGGTAGCGGCCGATCGCTCCCGCCGCCGCTCATGCGGGAAGAAAGGTCCTTCCCGAGCGCGCCAGGTCCCTCACCAGGGGGACCGGCCGGAAGCGCGGCCCGTGGATCGACGCGAGCCGATCCATGCGGGTGACGGCTTCCGTCAGAGGGAGGGAGTCGGCGTACCGCAGCAGCCCGCCGCGGAAGGGAGGGAAGCCGGTTCCCATGACCATCGCGAGATCGACGTCGGCGGGGGTCCTGGCGATCCCCTCGACCAGGCACAGCGCGGCTTCATTGATCATCGGCAGGATCATCCGGTCCACCGCCTCGGCTTCGGGGGCGATTCGCCCGCCCCGATCGGTCACGAGGGCGTAGACGGTGGGATCGGGACGCCCCCGCTTCTCCCCCTGCCAGCAATAGAATCCGCGCCCGGCTTTTTTCCCCAGACGCTTCTCGGCGGCGGCCGCCTCCAGCACGCGCGGCGGACGGATGCGATCCCCGAACGCCTCCCCGAGGATTCCGGAGACCTTGGTGGCGACGTCGATCCCGACCTGATCGAGCAGCTCGAAAGGGCCCACCGGCATGCCGAAATGCCTCATCGCCCGGTCGGCGACCTCGATAGGGGTCCCTTCCTTGAGCAGGGCGAGCGCCTCGTTCAAGTACGCCATCAGGATGCGATTCACCAGGAAGCCGGGGCCGTCGTTCACCACCACCGGCGTCTTCTTCAAGCGACGCGTGAGATCGACGAGGGTCGCGACCGCTTCGTCCGAGGTGGCGGTGCCGCGGATGATCTCCACGAGAGGCATCCGGTCGACGGGATTGAAGAAGTGCATTCCGGCGACGTTTTCGGGGAACCGGCTGCCGGCGGCGATGAGATCGATCCGGAGGGAGGAGGTGTTCGAGGCGAAGAGGCATCCTCCCTGAGTCGTCTGCTCGACTTCCGAGAGGACTTTCCGCTTCACTTCGAGATTCTCGACCACCGCCTCGATCACCACGGGAAGCCGCGCGAACCCGGCGTAGGTGGTGGTCGGGAGGATCCGCGTCATCGGACCGATCACTTCCCGGAGTCCCTGCTTCCGCCGCCGCGCCTCGGCCTCGAAGACCTGCCGGGCATGGCGCAGCCCCAATCCCAGCGGCTTGAGGTCGACGTCTTTCATCCTCACGGTGATGCCGGCGGCGGCCGCCACCTGGGCGATCCCTCCCCCCATCACTCCGGCGCCGAGGAGCCCGAGGCG from Candidatus Polarisedimenticolia bacterium includes:
- a CDS encoding 3-hydroxyacyl-CoA dehydrogenase NAD-binding domain-containing protein: MESGAIMKQENSGLDLVVEGDEICHLVFDRKGEGPNLLSSAVMARLDAILSDLEKRKDPPRGLVVRSARDDLFIAGADVEEIALLSSAQEAAEKSRYGQSLFGRLEALPFPVVAAVRGTCLGGGTELALACHCIIIGDDPRSEIGLPEVRLGIIPGWGGTQRLPRRVPLPAAIEMIVAGKSRRGRAAEAIGLAKRAVPREYVVSEASAWVRRAAQESRRGRRRGGGGAAFRLARLLPPFRKAYFALARKQTAARVRPDQYPAPFGALAAIEHGLGVSFAAGLAREAEILGELAMTDTRKNLTRLFFLQRDSRKVLSTLEARPRRAERLGLLGAGVMGGGIAQVAAAAGITVRMKDVDLKPLGLGLRHARQVFEAEARRRKQGLREVIGPMTRILPTTTYAGFARLPVVIEAVVENLEVKRKVLSEVEQTTQGGCLFASNTSSLRIDLIAAGSRFPENVAGMHFFNPVDRMPLVEIIRGTATSDEAVATLVDLTRRLKKTPVVVNDGPGFLVNRILMAYLNEALALLKEGTPIEVADRAMRHFGMPVGPFELLDQVGIDVATKVSGILGEAFGDRIRPPRVLEAAAAEKRLGKKAGRGFYCWQGEKRGRPDPTVYALVTDRGGRIAPEAEAVDRMILPMINEAALCLVEGIARTPADVDLAMVMGTGFPPFRGGLLRYADSLPLTEAVTRMDRLASIHGPRFRPVPLVRDLARSGRTFLPA